In the Populus trichocarpa isolate Nisqually-1 chromosome 1, P.trichocarpa_v4.1, whole genome shotgun sequence genome, one interval contains:
- the LOC18095525 gene encoding probable glutathione S-transferase: MAGIKLLDSWASPAAMKVRIALAEKGIEYESMEEDLPHKSPLLLEMNPVHKRIPVLIHNGKPICESMIIVEYIDEVWNDRSPLLPSDVQERTRARFWVHLIDKKIYSLIRRLVWSSSSDNKKAAAKDLIEFFKVIEGELGDKPYFGGEGFGFVDVALVPFYGYFYTYETFGNFRFAIECPKLVEWGKRCLQKESVSKNLPDPYKAYEFVMEHRKKLGIE, encoded by the exons ATGGCAGGAATAAAACTACTAGATTCGTGGGCTAGTCCTGCTGCAATGAAAGTGAGAATAGCATTGGCTGAGAAAGGAATCGAGTATGAGTCCATGGAAGAGGATTTGCCACACAAGAGCCCTCTGCTTCTAGAGATGAACCCAGTCCATAAGCGAATCCCCGTTTTGATCCACAATGGTAAGCCCATATGTGAATCGATGATCATAGTTGAGTACATTGACGAGGTCTGGAATGACAGGTCTCCTTTGCTGCCTTCAGATGTTCAGGAGAGAACTCGAGCAAGGTTTTGGGTTCACTTAATTGACAAAAAG ATTTATAGCCTTATTAGACGGTTGGTATGGTCATCAAGCAGTGATAACAAAAAAGCAGCCGCGAAGGACCTCATCGAGTTCTTCAAAGTAATAGAAGGAGAGCTTGGAGACAAGCCCTATTTTGGAGGAGAAGGCTTTGGCTTTGTTGATGTTGCCCTTGTTCCTTTCTATGGGTACTTCTATACTTATGAGACGTTTGGGAACTTCAGATTTGCTATAGAGTGCCCCAAGCTTGTTGAATGGGGTAAGAGATGTTTGCAAAAGGAAAGTGTGTCCAAGAACCTACCTGACCCATACAAGGCCTACGAGTTTGTTATGGAGCACAGGAAGAAGCTTGGGATTGAATGA